A genomic region of Candidatus Methylomirabilis tolerans contains the following coding sequences:
- a CDS encoding PAS domain S-box protein — translation MVNTETLSTEEVALRRQIKWLIGLRLLIAFLFLGAAGILATREHPLFTLAPLFVLIACTCLLTILYLLALNRTTQLRRLCDLQIWIDVVMVTALVHYTGGIESLFAFVYIFPVLAAAILLSRRSSLLLAGGSSILYGILINLQLYGFTTRVQFPSAGGTAHDPVSALLQLFVNSAALFLVALLGSQLAERLKETRRELEEQRIDLRNLRTLHRDIVENIPSGIVTLDLEGKIASFNQSAQRIVGLPADEIQGQIWKDTAFREIKTLEEFFAAPTPTFRGCSQELAIPGQDGRSVPIGITLTPLQSSDGRLVGLVGIFQDLTERKITEARLRQVDRLGAAGQLAAGLAHEVRNPLAAISGCIELMQEEGAASPRLLDIVLREAERLKLVTGQFLDFAKPPLRSQKQCDLVALVTEAVSLLEISCDSAHPVTFSIQREAEEVLAAGDPDQLKQALWNLGLNAIQSMQKGGQISFAIRRHGSTNGNGWVGIELTDTGRGIPPEEVERIFDPFYTTKPGGTGLGLAITRKIIDNLGGRIEVTSQEGGGSTFRVLLKQAPE, via the coding sequence ATGGTCAATACAGAAACGCTGTCGACGGAAGAGGTCGCACTGAGGCGACAGATCAAGTGGCTGATCGGCCTCCGACTTCTTATTGCATTTCTGTTTTTGGGCGCAGCAGGCATCCTCGCCACCCGGGAACACCCCCTCTTCACGCTCGCCCCCCTTTTCGTCTTAATCGCTTGCACCTGCCTTCTCACCATTCTGTATCTTCTTGCGCTGAACCGTACCACGCAGTTGAGACGGCTCTGTGATCTGCAAATCTGGATCGACGTCGTCATGGTTACTGCCCTGGTGCACTATACCGGAGGAATCGAAAGCCTCTTCGCGTTTGTCTATATTTTTCCCGTCCTGGCCGCGGCCATCCTCCTGTCCAGACGGTCGAGCCTACTGCTCGCCGGCGGAAGCAGCATTCTCTACGGAATACTGATCAATCTCCAGCTTTATGGGTTCACGACGCGGGTACAGTTCCCCTCCGCGGGAGGCACCGCACACGACCCCGTTTCTGCGCTCCTCCAGCTTTTTGTCAACAGCGCAGCCCTTTTTCTTGTGGCGCTCCTGGGCAGTCAGCTTGCCGAGCGGCTCAAAGAGACGCGCCGCGAGCTGGAAGAACAACGGATCGATCTCCGCAACCTCCGGACCCTTCACCGAGACATCGTCGAGAATATTCCGAGCGGGATCGTGACGCTGGATCTCGAGGGCAAGATCGCATCATTCAACCAGAGCGCGCAACGGATCGTCGGTCTCCCGGCGGATGAGATCCAAGGGCAGATCTGGAAAGACACAGCCTTTCGAGAGATCAAGACGCTGGAGGAGTTCTTCGCCGCGCCCACACCAACCTTCCGTGGATGCTCCCAAGAGCTTGCAATCCCAGGCCAGGATGGTCGGTCTGTCCCGATCGGGATCACCCTGACACCGTTACAGTCGTCTGATGGCAGACTCGTCGGTCTTGTCGGCATCTTTCAGGACCTGACGGAGCGGAAAATAACGGAGGCCAGGCTCCGTCAGGTCGACCGGCTTGGGGCGGCGGGACAACTGGCGGCCGGACTGGCGCATGAGGTGAGGAACCCATTGGCTGCGATTAGCGGCTGCATTGAGCTGATGCAGGAAGAAGGCGCGGCCAGCCCTCGACTGCTTGACATTGTCCTTCGCGAAGCCGAACGATTGAAATTGGTGACGGGGCAGTTTCTGGATTTCGCCAAGCCACCGCTGCGCTCGCAAAAGCAGTGCGATCTCGTGGCGCTGGTCACAGAGGCGGTCTCGCTCCTGGAAATAAGTTGCGACAGTGCCCACCCGGTGACCTTTTCTATTCAGCGGGAGGCCGAGGAGGTCCTGGCTGCAGGCGACCCTGATCAGTTGAAACAGGCGCTCTGGAACCTTGGACTCAATGCGATCCAGTCCATGCAGAAGGGTGGACAGATCAGCTTTGCCATTCGCCGGCATGGATCGACAAACGGCAACGGCTGGGTGGGGATAGAATTGACTGACACAGGACGGGGGATCCCGCCGGAAGAGGTCGAACGGATTTTTGATCCCTTCTATACGACGAAGCCGGGCGGCACAGGCCTTGGACTTGCCATTACACGGAAGATTATTGATAATCTCGGCGGTCGGATCGAGGTGACCAGCCAGGAAGGTGGCGGGTCCACCTTTCGGGTCTTGCTCAAACAGGCTCCCGAATGA
- a CDS encoding type II secretion system F family protein, with translation MPTFAYRGRSQMGRVVAGRMEANTTEAVVAALRQQHIFPMSVKLQPKSIELKLPGFGRRVKEKDLTVFTRQLATMIDAGLPLVQCLETLASQQPNKRFKNTLTEIRAEVEGGSTFATALKRHPTAFNSLYVNMVEAGEAGGLLDTILSRLAVYIEKAMTLRRKVKGALIYPSTIVTVAIAVVIFLLTFVIPTFASFFEGQKVPLPLPTQIVMAASRFVRTYLLAGLGLFIAGIVGIRFSYKTEKGRRAIDGLFLRTPIFGAMLRKVAVARFTRTLGTLIASGVPILDGLDITAKTAGNKVVEEAIMKTRESIAEGKTIADPLKTSRVFPPMVVQMISVGEQTGALDSMLEKIADFYDAEVDQAVANLTAMLEPILMVFLGVVVGGIVIAMYLPIFKLVTVIAK, from the coding sequence ATGCCGACCTTTGCCTATCGCGGACGAAGTCAAATGGGCCGGGTGGTTGCCGGGCGGATGGAGGCCAATACCACGGAGGCTGTGGTTGCGGCGCTCCGCCAACAACACATCTTTCCAATGTCCGTCAAGCTCCAACCGAAGTCGATTGAGTTGAAGCTTCCCGGATTCGGCAGGAGGGTGAAGGAGAAAGACCTGACTGTGTTCACCCGCCAGCTTGCCACCATGATCGACGCCGGACTCCCCCTGGTGCAGTGTCTGGAGACCTTGGCCTCCCAACAGCCAAATAAACGGTTCAAAAACACCCTCACCGAAATCAGGGCGGAGGTGGAAGGGGGTTCGACCTTTGCGACAGCTCTCAAACGCCATCCGACGGCATTTAATTCGTTGTATGTCAACATGGTCGAGGCGGGTGAGGCCGGGGGGCTGCTTGACACCATTCTGAGCCGTCTTGCGGTGTACATCGAGAAGGCGATGACCCTTCGGCGGAAGGTCAAAGGCGCCCTGATTTACCCCAGCACTATTGTGACGGTGGCCATCGCCGTCGTCATCTTTTTGCTGACCTTCGTGATTCCAACCTTTGCATCGTTCTTCGAGGGGCAGAAGGTCCCGCTTCCCCTGCCGACTCAAATTGTCATGGCAGCGAGTCGCTTCGTTCGGACCTATCTCCTGGCCGGCCTCGGCCTCTTCATCGCAGGGATCGTCGGCATCCGGTTCAGTTATAAGACAGAGAAGGGCAGGAGGGCCATCGATGGGTTATTTCTGCGGACCCCGATATTCGGAGCGATGCTCCGGAAAGTGGCCGTTGCGCGGTTCACGCGGACCCTGGGGACATTGATCGCGAGCGGGGTCCCCATCCTTGACGGACTGGATATCACGGCGAAAACTGCCGGCAACAAGGTTGTGGAAGAGGCAATTATGAAGACCCGTGAGAGCATCGCCGAAGGGAAGACCATCGCCGACCCGTTGAAGACGTCCAGAGTCTTTCCACCTATGGTCGTCCAGATGATCAGCGTCGGAGAGCAGACAGGAGCGCTGGACTCGATGCTGGAGAAGATCGCCGATTTTTACGATGCCGAGGTCGATCAAGCGGTCGCAAATCTGACCGCCATGCTTGAGCCGATACTGATGGTGTTCCTCGGGGTCGTCGTGGGCGGCATCGTCATAGCGATGTACTTGCCTATCTTCAAGTTGGTGACGGTGATTGCGAAATGA
- a CDS encoding type IV pilus twitching motility protein PilT: MNLHEMLREVVDRGASDLHLTAGVPPMLRLDGRISPLGDVPLVPAETKSLVYSVLTDAQKQQFEEEQELDFSFGIKDLSRFRANVYMQRGVVGMAIRTIPCTIHPFEELGLPKVVADLCEKPKGLILITGPTGSGKSTTLATMIDKINSERHEHIMTIEDPIEFLHPHKSCIVNQREVHSDTRSFTEALRRILRQDPDKVLIGEMRDQETIAAALTIAETGHLTFATLHTNSAVESINRIIDVFPAHQQPQIRAQLSFVLEGVLCQALIPRSNGRGRVLALEIMIPNPAIRNLIREDKIHQIYSTMQTGQEKFGMQTMNQSLLGHYLRRNITLGEAMFRSLMPDELAQMVQRAQKNRV; encoded by the coding sequence ATGAATCTGCACGAGATGTTGCGGGAGGTGGTTGATCGCGGCGCCTCCGATCTGCACCTGACCGCCGGCGTCCCGCCGATGTTGCGCCTGGATGGCCGGATCTCGCCTCTCGGAGATGTGCCGCTTGTCCCGGCAGAAACGAAAAGCCTGGTATATAGCGTCCTGACCGACGCCCAGAAACAGCAGTTTGAAGAAGAGCAAGAGCTCGATTTTTCTTTCGGCATCAAGGACTTAAGCAGGTTCCGGGCCAATGTCTATATGCAGCGAGGAGTCGTGGGGATGGCGATCCGGACCATCCCATGCACCATTCACCCCTTCGAAGAGTTGGGCCTCCCGAAGGTTGTGGCCGATCTCTGTGAGAAGCCAAAGGGGCTTATCCTTATCACCGGACCGACCGGTTCGGGAAAATCGACGACGCTGGCCACCATGATTGATAAGATCAACTCCGAGCGCCATGAGCATATCATGACCATCGAAGACCCCATCGAATTTCTGCACCCGCATAAAAGCTGCATCGTGAACCAGCGCGAGGTTCACTCCGACACCCGATCGTTTACGGAGGCGCTGAGAAGGATTCTGAGGCAGGACCCTGACAAGGTCCTCATCGGAGAGATGCGGGACCAGGAAACGATTGCCGCAGCTCTCACCATCGCAGAGACCGGGCACCTGACGTTCGCGACGTTGCACACCAACTCTGCAGTAGAATCCATCAACCGCATTATCGACGTCTTTCCCGCACATCAGCAGCCGCAAATCCGCGCCCAGCTCTCCTTCGTTCTGGAAGGAGTGCTCTGCCAGGCGCTTATCCCAAGGAGTAACGGCCGAGGGCGTGTACTCGCGTTGGAGATCATGATCCCGAACCCTGCTATCCGCAATCTGATTCGGGAAGACAAGATCCACCAGATCTACTCTACGATGCAAACCGGCCAGGAAAAATTCGGGATGCAGACAATGAATCAGTCGCTCCTTGGGCATTATTTGAGGCGGAACATCACCCTGGGAGAGGCGATGTTCAGGAGCCTGATGCCCGACGAACTGGCCCAGATGGTCCAGCGGGCACAGAAAAACAGGGTATAG
- the pilB gene encoding type IV-A pilus assembly ATPase PilB has protein sequence MPPGRLGEMLVRANLITSEQLDEAFALQKTTGRRIGSILVKLGYVSEEQIASYLARQYGVPPVDLSKGTINPAILQLVPAEVARKHLLIPLSRSGNILTVAMADPSDIVAIDEVRFITGHNVQPMVALDTSIQNALNRYYETAGFARSLVRDFEQGDLNVAEPDQGGIELAELYRATEEAPVVKLVNLILTDAINKGASDIHLEPYEKAFRIRFRLDGILYEVMSPPPTLRAAVTSRIKIMARLDIAERRMPQDGRIKVKMRDRELDLRISTVPTLFGEKVVMRLLDRASLELDMSKLGFDSEALAMFKKAIMAPYGMILVTGPTGSGKTTTLYSALSRLNSIGTNIMTAEDPIEYNLTGINQTQAKSDIGLTFAALLRSFLRQDPDIIMVGEIRDFETAEIAIKAALTGHLVLSTIHTNDAISTVGRLVSMGVPPYLVSASLNLLLAQRLVRRLCAECREEVSMPVSTLVDIGFSPQEATTVTCYRGKGCNACRDTGYRGRIGLYEVVLLNEQMREAILVGASVSELRMLQAKYGMKSLGESGLQKIREGVTTVEEVVRVTSLF, from the coding sequence ATGCCACCTGGACGATTGGGCGAGATGCTGGTGAGAGCCAACCTGATCACGTCTGAGCAGTTGGATGAGGCCTTTGCGCTGCAGAAGACTACCGGCCGGCGGATTGGATCGATTCTTGTCAAGCTCGGGTATGTCAGCGAGGAGCAGATCGCGTCTTATCTGGCACGCCAATATGGGGTGCCGCCCGTTGATCTGAGCAAGGGTACGATCAATCCCGCTATCCTGCAGCTTGTTCCTGCCGAAGTCGCTCGGAAGCACCTGCTTATCCCTCTGAGTCGGTCCGGAAATATCCTCACAGTTGCTATGGCAGATCCATCCGACATCGTTGCCATCGATGAAGTCAGATTTATTACCGGCCACAACGTACAACCGATGGTCGCTCTGGACACATCCATCCAGAATGCGCTCAACAGGTACTACGAGACTGCCGGTTTCGCTCGAAGCCTGGTGAGAGACTTTGAGCAAGGGGATCTGAACGTCGCCGAGCCGGATCAAGGGGGAATTGAGCTGGCCGAGCTGTATCGAGCCACCGAAGAGGCCCCGGTGGTGAAGCTGGTCAACCTTATCCTGACCGATGCGATCAACAAGGGCGCCTCGGATATTCACCTGGAGCCCTACGAAAAGGCGTTCCGAATTCGCTTCAGACTCGATGGCATCCTCTATGAGGTCATGTCGCCGCCCCCAACACTGCGCGCTGCGGTGACCTCTCGTATTAAGATCATGGCGCGATTGGATATTGCTGAACGACGCATGCCTCAGGACGGGCGGATCAAGGTCAAGATGCGGGATCGGGAACTGGACCTTCGGATCTCTACAGTTCCGACGCTGTTCGGCGAGAAGGTGGTTATGCGACTATTGGACCGCGCGAGTCTCGAGTTGGACATGAGCAAGCTCGGATTCGATTCTGAGGCACTCGCCATGTTCAAGAAGGCTATCATGGCCCCGTACGGTATGATCCTGGTGACCGGCCCGACCGGGAGCGGGAAGACGACCACGCTGTATTCGGCGCTCAGCCGGCTCAACAGTATCGGTACCAACATTATGACGGCGGAAGACCCGATCGAGTACAACCTGACCGGGATCAACCAGACTCAGGCCAAGTCGGATATCGGCCTGACCTTTGCCGCCTTGCTCAGGTCATTTCTCCGACAAGACCCGGACATCATCATGGTAGGAGAGATCCGCGATTTCGAGACGGCCGAGATCGCGATCAAGGCCGCCCTGACCGGCCACCTGGTGCTAAGCACTATCCATACCAACGACGCGATCAGTACGGTGGGGCGACTGGTCAGTATGGGCGTGCCGCCGTATCTGGTGAGCGCCTCGCTCAACCTGCTGCTCGCCCAGCGTCTGGTCCGACGGCTCTGCGCGGAGTGCCGGGAGGAGGTCTCAATGCCCGTCTCCACCCTCGTGGACATCGGCTTCAGTCCGCAGGAGGCGACGACTGTGACCTGCTATCGGGGGAAGGGGTGCAACGCCTGTCGTGACACCGGCTATCGGGGCAGGATCGGGCTGTACGAGGTGGTGCTGCTCAACGAACAGATGCGGGAGGCGATCCTGGTTGGCGCCTCCGTCAGTGAGCTTCGTATGCTTCAAGCCAAGTACGGGATGAAGAGCCTGGGGGAGAGCGGCCTGCAAAAGATTCGGGAAGGTGTCACCACCGTCGAGGAGGTCGTTCGGGTCACGAGTTTGTTCTAA
- a CDS encoding shikimate dehydrogenase produces the protein MKFTAAAKLFILFGDPVGHSLSPAMQNAALQAAGIDGLYIPWRVKGADLPTAFESLRGMENFGGANVTLPHKEQAAALVDTLTQEAALVGAVNTVVARGGHLLGANTDGQGFLRSLHDEAAFLPHGKSAVILGAGGAARAIAVSLAEAGAEEIVIVNRTIERAQSLAEFVNRKIRASAIGLGLDDPRILAKVRDCALVVNTTSVGLTPSDPPPINPTLLRPGALVYDLIYRPRETALLREAKKRGCRVLGGLGMLLYQGALAFELWTGQKPSEEVMRQALVAAIANLSEVC, from the coding sequence ATGAAGTTCACGGCCGCAGCAAAACTGTTCATCCTCTTCGGTGATCCTGTCGGGCATAGCCTCTCGCCGGCCATGCAGAATGCCGCACTCCAGGCGGCTGGAATCGATGGCCTCTATATTCCATGGCGGGTGAAGGGCGCCGATTTGCCGACCGCGTTCGAGTCGCTTCGCGGGATGGAAAACTTCGGTGGCGCGAATGTTACGCTTCCTCATAAGGAGCAGGCCGCCGCGTTGGTCGATACCCTGACACAAGAGGCCGCCTTGGTGGGTGCGGTCAACACGGTCGTTGCCAGAGGCGGACATCTTCTTGGAGCTAATACCGACGGACAGGGATTTCTCCGATCGCTTCATGATGAGGCGGCCTTTCTCCCGCACGGGAAGTCCGCTGTGATCCTTGGAGCGGGTGGCGCGGCGCGGGCTATAGCCGTTAGCCTAGCGGAGGCCGGCGCTGAAGAGATCGTGATTGTCAACCGGACCATCGAGCGCGCGCAGTCGTTGGCAGAGTTTGTGAATCGAAAAATCAGGGCCTCGGCCATCGGACTGGGGCTTGATGATCCCCGAATTTTAGCCAAGGTGAGAGACTGTGCTCTGGTGGTCAATACCACATCGGTTGGTCTTACCCCTTCAGATCCTCCACCGATCAATCCGACCCTCCTTCGGCCCGGGGCACTGGTGTACGATCTGATCTACCGGCCACGAGAGACTGCGTTGCTGCGAGAGGCAAAGAAGCGGGGCTGTCGAGTCCTGGGCGGGCTAGGCATGTTGCTATATCAGGGCGCCCTGGCCTTCGAGCTGTGGACCGGGCAAAAGCCTTCAGAGGAGGTTATGCGGCAAGCCCTCGTTGCTGCGATTGCTAACTTATCAGAGGTATGTTAA
- the glnD gene encoding [protein-PII] uridylyltransferase encodes MKRFQAIAKSRFALLRNRRADIVALAGDISPISVECSALTGSLQSVLQESHAASDLIPALRGFIADEQARILQIHRNGGTGQEVVRSIATLTDAVVTTLFQLAEAACDPGLRRGSDGCALIALGGYGRREMNPASDVDLMFVYPRRADTYLNAILHPVLSTLWDVGFVVGHCCRSIDDCVRMARTDLTSRTSMMEARYLAGKPEIYQAFSAKLERSVFYKQSAAFVKRKLQELRERHYRYGASIYVQEPHIKEGPGGLRDLHAAIWIARITQRVGTSAELTQRRLLGQEERERWDLALDFMLRLRNELHYLSRGKNDVLSLSTQEQVAANLGFLGTAGSYGVEQFMQRYYLAAKDILQLSQQLIVRCTQGRSQVEMVMRKLRARDIGDDLTEIDRCIHVMPKNRGLFREDPVRLLKVFWYAQQMGYTLSQEMKDHIRAETHLIDDGVRRSSRALGFLLAILRAPKGVAATLRSMHELGVLGTYIPEFAKLTRLVQFDFYHRYTVDEHTFLAVETLEHLDEISRFYGEEFRSIASDEKRLEILRLALLLHDIGKGEGPDHASKGTSLVEAILARMGIPEPDAEAIRFLVVRHLEMSHIAQHLDLDDEAIVIDFAKKVQTLDRLKMLYLLTYADIKAVGPGVWTEWKGTLLWELYIKTHTILIRGIPEDEDDLARAERVKSQITQELSPEFGVEAVRRHLQEAPVRYLLTTSLHKVASQMRLIQRVQRGEEAASQWTAFPLAGYSEFTLCAYGRHGRFAHVVGTLTANGINILSAQIFTLTSGMVIRHFRVDNGGGAAIEDSAAWDRVVADLREILAGRVVVRDLIKSRRKEVLIRPIQAGAVPPIKVEFDNLVADTYTVLDVRTRDRLGLLYLISSTLSDLGVDLRSAKITTEAEQVVDVFYVTNKDGSKLMDEGRREQIRLALECALSEGLN; translated from the coding sequence ATGAAGCGATTTCAAGCCATTGCGAAGAGTCGTTTTGCGCTGCTGCGAAACCGACGGGCGGATATCGTCGCTCTTGCCGGCGACATATCCCCTATTTCTGTTGAGTGCTCAGCACTGACCGGTAGCCTGCAGTCCGTACTGCAAGAGAGCCATGCGGCCTCCGATCTGATCCCAGCCCTCAGGGGGTTCATCGCCGATGAGCAGGCCAGGATTCTTCAGATTCACCGGAATGGGGGAACCGGGCAGGAGGTAGTTCGATCCATCGCCACACTGACGGATGCGGTGGTGACCACACTGTTTCAACTGGCGGAGGCGGCCTGCGATCCGGGCCTCCGACGTGGCAGTGACGGGTGCGCGCTGATTGCGCTGGGCGGCTATGGCCGCCGGGAGATGAACCCGGCCTCCGACGTGGACCTCATGTTTGTCTACCCTCGCAGGGCCGATACCTATCTGAACGCGATCCTCCACCCGGTGTTAAGCACCCTCTGGGATGTCGGGTTCGTTGTGGGGCATTGCTGCCGCTCCATCGATGACTGCGTGCGAATGGCCAGGACGGATCTGACCTCCCGCACCTCCATGATGGAGGCCCGGTACCTTGCCGGCAAGCCGGAGATCTATCAGGCGTTCAGCGCCAAGTTGGAGCGGTCGGTCTTCTATAAGCAATCTGCCGCCTTCGTCAAGCGAAAGCTTCAGGAATTGCGTGAACGCCACTACCGGTACGGCGCGTCTATCTACGTGCAAGAGCCGCACATCAAGGAAGGTCCCGGGGGCCTGAGAGATCTTCACGCCGCCATCTGGATTGCCCGGATTACCCAGCGCGTGGGCACGTCGGCCGAATTGACGCAGAGGAGACTTCTCGGCCAGGAGGAGAGAGAACGGTGGGACCTCGCCTTGGATTTCATGCTCCGCTTGCGCAATGAACTCCATTACCTCTCTCGAGGCAAGAACGACGTGCTCTCGCTGTCCACGCAGGAACAGGTAGCGGCCAACCTGGGGTTCCTGGGCACGGCCGGATCTTACGGTGTTGAACAGTTCATGCAGCGGTACTATCTGGCCGCAAAGGATATCTTGCAGTTGTCGCAGCAATTGATCGTGCGCTGCACGCAAGGGAGGTCTCAGGTGGAGATGGTGATGCGGAAGCTGAGGGCTCGCGACATCGGCGACGATCTGACGGAGATCGATCGCTGCATCCATGTGATGCCGAAGAATCGAGGCCTGTTTCGGGAGGACCCTGTCCGGTTGTTGAAGGTCTTCTGGTATGCGCAGCAGATGGGATACACGTTGAGCCAGGAGATGAAGGACCACATCAGAGCTGAGACGCATCTCATCGATGATGGGGTGCGGCGATCGAGCCGAGCCCTGGGCTTCTTGCTGGCCATCCTTCGAGCGCCGAAGGGGGTGGCCGCGACGCTTCGGAGCATGCATGAACTTGGGGTGCTCGGGACCTACATCCCGGAATTCGCCAAGCTCACCCGTCTGGTCCAATTCGATTTCTATCACAGGTACACGGTGGATGAGCACACCTTCCTGGCCGTTGAAACCCTCGAACACCTGGATGAGATCTCAAGATTTTACGGTGAAGAGTTTCGTTCGATCGCGTCTGATGAGAAGCGATTGGAAATCCTCCGGTTGGCGCTCTTGCTTCATGACATCGGTAAAGGGGAAGGGCCTGACCATGCCTCCAAGGGGACCTCTTTGGTCGAGGCGATCCTGGCGCGGATGGGCATCCCGGAGCCGGATGCTGAAGCTATCCGCTTCTTGGTGGTGCGCCATCTGGAGATGTCGCATATCGCTCAGCACCTGGACCTCGACGATGAGGCCATCGTGATTGACTTTGCCAAAAAAGTGCAGACGCTCGATCGCCTGAAGATGCTGTACCTGCTCACCTACGCCGACATCAAGGCGGTTGGGCCCGGTGTCTGGACCGAATGGAAAGGGACGTTGCTGTGGGAGCTGTACATCAAGACCCACACCATCCTCATCAGGGGCATCCCGGAGGATGAGGATGATCTGGCTCGCGCCGAGCGGGTCAAATCCCAGATCACCCAGGAACTGTCGCCGGAGTTCGGCGTGGAGGCGGTGAGAAGGCACTTGCAGGAGGCGCCCGTGCGGTACCTGTTGACAACCTCACTTCACAAGGTCGCTTCGCAGATGCGCTTGATCCAGCGCGTGCAACGGGGTGAAGAGGCGGCCAGCCAATGGACGGCATTCCCGTTGGCCGGCTACTCCGAGTTTACCCTCTGCGCCTACGGCCGCCACGGACGGTTTGCCCACGTCGTGGGGACACTCACCGCAAACGGGATTAACATTCTGAGCGCGCAGATTTTTACCCTGACAAGCGGGATGGTGATCCGACACTTCAGGGTCGACAATGGGGGTGGCGCGGCCATTGAGGACTCTGCCGCCTGGGATCGGGTCGTCGCGGATCTGCGGGAAATCCTTGCGGGCAGGGTGGTTGTTCGTGATCTGATTAAGAGCCGCCGGAAAGAGGTTCTGATCCGGCCGATCCAGGCAGGCGCGGTGCCCCCGATTAAGGTGGAGTTTGACAACCTGGTTGCGGATACCTATACCGTCCTGGATGTTCGGACGCGGGATAGGCTGGGGCTCCTGTACCTTATTTCCAGCACGCTCTCGGATCTCGGCGTAGATCTGCGCTCTGCCAAAATCACGACCGAGGCCGAACAGGTCGTGGACGTCTTCTATGTTACCAATAAGGACGGAAGCAAGCTGATGGATGAAGGGCGGAGAGAACAGATCAGGCTGGCGCTGGAGTGCGCGCTGTCGGAGGGATTGAATTAA
- a CDS encoding CopD family protein — MFGFQIAVTLHLVGIIFWIGGIAARLILLDAAPSGAEVGVRSQLYQIQRRIHFIMEIPGSVMTLLAGGFLIHAAQVNFHLPWFRAKIALVIGLIVIELLASRRIKAFNASGRMGQAMGLFAGLVVFTLLTLVAVVTKF; from the coding sequence ATGTTTGGATTCCAGATTGCGGTAACCCTCCATCTCGTTGGGATTATCTTCTGGATCGGCGGCATAGCGGCTAGACTGATCCTCCTCGATGCTGCTCCGTCCGGTGCCGAGGTTGGCGTACGATCCCAGCTCTACCAGATCCAGCGAAGGATCCATTTCATAATGGAGATCCCCGGCTCTGTCATGACCCTGCTGGCCGGAGGGTTCCTGATCCATGCCGCCCAAGTCAACTTCCACCTGCCCTGGTTTAGAGCCAAGATCGCGTTAGTCATCGGCCTGATCGTCATTGAGCTGCTCGCCTCGCGCCGGATCAAGGCCTTCAATGCGAGCGGCCGGATGGGGCAGGCCATGGGGCTCTTTGCGGGCCTGGTCGTGTTTACCCTGCTGACGCTGGTCGCCGTCGTGACCAAATTTTGA
- a CDS encoding alpha/beta hydrolase — translation MAPAVMLTLFLAGGCVETLENRFVFFPDKRIEATPRDRGLAYEEIYFQTTDGFNLNGWWIPGTGSPLTILWLHGNGGNISYRLDNITLRHNLLGTNIFIFDYREYGRSEGRASEEGTYRDAEAAIRYLRGRKDVDPTKIVFLGESLGSAVAVEMATRHDCAALILESPFLSIPEMAKVSLPFLPISSFLQTRYDTLSKIEQVRAPLLIVHGENDEIVPFQHGQRLFEAAREPKEFYGIKGARHNDLYLVGGLAYLETLNRFLGRVTRNTTPSP, via the coding sequence TTGGCGCCGGCTGTGATGCTGACCCTCTTCCTCGCCGGGGGATGTGTGGAGACGCTGGAAAACAGGTTTGTCTTCTTCCCTGACAAGCGGATCGAGGCAACGCCGCGCGACCGAGGTCTGGCCTATGAGGAGATCTACTTTCAGACAACAGACGGGTTCAATCTGAATGGTTGGTGGATTCCCGGAACCGGATCGCCCCTCACGATTCTCTGGTTACACGGTAACGGCGGCAATATCAGTTATCGACTGGATAACATCACGCTCCGCCACAATCTGCTGGGAACCAATATTTTTATCTTCGACTACCGCGAATATGGCCGGAGTGAAGGTCGGGCATCGGAGGAGGGCACCTATCGGGACGCTGAGGCGGCGATCCGGTATCTGCGCGGCCGAAAGGACGTAGACCCGACCAAAATTGTCTTCCTCGGCGAATCGCTCGGAAGCGCCGTCGCAGTCGAGATGGCGACCCGGCATGACTGCGCCGCTCTGATTTTAGAATCGCCCTTCCTCTCTATTCCCGAGATGGCAAAGGTCAGTCTCCCCTTCCTCCCGATCAGTTCGTTCCTGCAGACCAGATACGACACCCTCTCAAAAATCGAGCAGGTCAGGGCTCCTCTTCTCATCGTCCACGGTGAGAACGATGAGATCGTTCCGTTCCAGCATGGGCAACGCCTCTTTGAAGCCGCGAGAGAGCCGAAGGAGTTTTACGGCATCAAGGGCGCCCGCCACAACGACCTCTACCTGGTCGGCGGTCTGGCCTATCTGGAGACCCTCAACCGTTTCCTCGGCAGGGTAACCCGCAACACAACACCTTCACCGTAA